A single region of the Maniola jurtina chromosome 21, ilManJurt1.1, whole genome shotgun sequence genome encodes:
- the LOC123876213 gene encoding guanylate cyclase soluble subunit beta-1 encodes MYGFVNYALELLVTKTYGEEIWERIKKKAEVAMEGSFLVRQIYEDEITYNLITAAVEILEKPADAILELFGMTFFEFCQDSGYDKILQVLGATPRDFLQNLDGLHDHLGTLYPGMRAPSFRCTERPEDGALVLHYYSDRPGLEHIVIGIVKTVTSKLHKTEVQVDILKTKEECDHVQFLITETSNPGRVSVPEIAEIETLSLEPKVSPSTFCRVFPFHLMFDRELNIVQAGRTVSRLLPRVTRPGCKITDVLETVRPHLEMTFANVLAHINTVYVLKTKSEEMTVTDPHEEIASLRLKGQMLYIPDTDVVVFQCYPSVTNLDDLTRRGLCISDIPLHDATRDLVLMSEQFEADYKLTQNLEVLTDKLQQTFRELEAEKQKTDRLLYSVLPISVATELRHRRPVPARRYDPVTLLFSGIVGFANYCARNIDHKGAMKIVKMLNDLYTAFDVLTDPKRNPDVYKVETVGDKYMAVSGLPEYKVAHAKHISLLALEMMDLSRTVTVDDEPVGITIGIHSGEVVTGVIGHRMPRYCLFGNTVNLTSRCETTGVPGTINVSEDTYSYLMREDNHDDQFELTYRGHVSMKGKAEPMQTWFLTRKNA; translated from the exons ATG TACGGATTTGTCAACTATGCTTTAGAATTGTTGGTGACGAAAACCTATGGCGAGGAAATATGGGAAAGAATCAA GAAAAAGGCAGAAGTGGCTATGGAGGGTTCTTTCCTTGTACGACAGATATACGAGGATGAGATTACGTATAATCTTATAACAGCTGCTGTTGAGATTttgg aAAAACCTGCAGACGCTATCTTGGAGCTCTTTGGCATGACTTTCTTTGAATTTTGTCAAGACTCCGGATACGATAAGATTCTTCAAGTTCTTGGAGCTACGCCGCGTGATTTCTTACAG AACTTGGATGGTCTACATGATCACCTTGGCACTCTGTACCCTGGTATGCGTGCTCCATCATTCCGTTGTACCGAGAGACCTGAAGATGGGGCTCTGGTTCTGCATTACTATTCGGACAGGCCTGGCTTGGAGCATATTGTTATCGGGATTGTAAAG ACGGTGACCAGCAAGCTTCACAAGACGGAAGTACAAGTAGACATTTTGAAGACAAAGGAGGAATGTGATCATGTCCAGTTCCTCATCACGGAGACATCCAATCCTGGACGGGTATCTGTACCAGAGATTGCCGAGATTGAAACTCTGTCACTTG AACCAAAGGTCAGTCCGTCAACATTCTGTCGAGTGTTTCCTTTCCACCTGATGTTTGATCGTGAGCTGAACATAGTACAAGCCGGACGCACCGTATCCCGTCTGCTTCCGAGAGTTACACGACCTGGGTGCAAGATCACTGATGTATTGGAGACG GTCCGTCCACATTTAGAGATGACATTTGCTAATGTTCTGGCGCATATCAATACTGTTTACGTATTGAAGACTAAATCTGAGGAAATGACTGTCACGGATCCTCATGAAGAAATTGCTTCATTGCGTTTAAAG GGTCAAATGCTTTACATACCAGATACAGACGTGGTGGTCTTCCAATGCTACCCCAGTGTTACTAATCTTGACGATTTGACTCG tcGTGGACTATGCATCTCGGATATTCCACTCCACGATGCCACAAGGGATCTGGTGCTAATGTCTGAACAGTTCGAAGCTGATTATAAACTGACTCAAAATCTGGAGGTTCTAACTGATAAGCTTCAGCAGACCTTCCGGGAGTTGGAGGCTGAGAAACAGAAAACTGATAG aCTGCTATACTCAGTGCTACCAATAAGCGTAGCTACCGAGCTTCGTCATCGCCGCCCGGTACCCGCGCGTCGGTATGACCCCGTCACTTTGCTGTTCAGTGGGATTGTGGGCTTTGCCAACTACTGTGCAAGGAACATCGACCACAAAGGCGCCATGAAGATTGTCAAGATGCTCAACGATCTGTACACAGCATTCGATGTGCTTACAGATCCGAAGCGGAACCCTGATGTATACAAG GTCGAAACAGTCGGTGACAAATACATGGCGGTATCTGGTTTGCCTGAATACAAAGTGGCGCATGCTAAACACATTTCCCTGCTTGCTCTTGAAATGATGGATCTCTCTCGAACAGTTACTGTAGATGACGAACCAGTG GGTATAACAATCGGTATCCACTCTGGAGAAGTGGTAACTGGTGTGATTGGTCACCGAATGCCACGTTATTGTCTCTTCGGTAACACAGTGAACCTGACAAGTCGGTGCGAGACTACTGGTGTCCCGGGGACCATCAATGTCAGCGAGGATACTTACAG ttaccTGATGCGTGAAGATAACCACGATGATCAATTTGAGCTCACCTACCGCGGGCATGTCTCCATGAAGGGAAAGGCTGAACCCATGCAGACGTGGTTCCTGACAAGGAAGAACGCTTAA